ACCGCTGCGGCCATAAACGAACACTTCCACCCCTGGCGCGTCGTGCCGCTCGGCCAGGCGCATGTGGTTGGCAGCGCCCTCGTCGCCGTAGCTCGGGGGCACCGGGTCGTGGAGTGCAAAGTGGGCCGTGTCCGCAAAAGCCACGGCGAGTTGGCGCGCAGTATCGGGCCACTCCTGAGCCCGGTGCGGCATGGTGACGAGGTTGGCAGGGGTGAGGTGGCAACGTCCGTCGGCGGTATCGGCTGAGGGGCTGACCGTGGCCGCGTTGGCCGTCCACATCGATGACGCCGACCACGCCGCGGCGGTGAGCGCCGGCTCCGCTCCCGCGTCTGCCCCAAGCCGCCGCAAGTATAAAGGGTTGGGCCGGGGCAATGGCACGAAAAATCCCTGCGCCAAACCCAGCGCCAGGTTGTGGCGCATCTTGGCAATCCCCTGCAACGCCGCCGCGCGCGGATAGCTGACGTCGCCGGCATGCCGGGTGGCGGCAAGGTTCCCGGTGCTCAGGCCCGCATAGTTGTGACTTGGTCCGACGATCCCGTCGAAATTGATCTCCTGCACGGTCAACGCGGGACGCTCCACACCATGTCGCCTTCGCCCACTTCCAACACGCCGGCGGAAATCCGGTCGATCTCCACCGTCCCGTCGGGCTGGATATCGCGCATGCCGAATGCGGCGCGAAACGTGCCCAACGCGCCTGTTGCGATGATCGCGCGTTCGCCGATGTCGAGGTTCGCGTGGGAAATCCGCGTGGGCCGGGCCTCGCGCACGGATTTCACGTCGCTGGTGCGGGCGGTCATCGTCGGGCCTCCATCGAAAATATCGACGTAGCCGTCGTGCCGGAATCCTTCTTCCTCCAGCATGCGCATCGCCGCACGGCCCGTGGGGTGCGGCATGCCAATCGCGGTGCGGGCCGATTCTTCCAACATCGCAATGTAAACCGGGTGCTTGGGCATAAGGTCCGCGATGAACTGGTTGCCGTTGATCGCGTTGAAATAGTCCGCTTCCTGAAAGGTCATGCCGAAGAAACGGCCGGCGACCCCGTCCCAGAATGGCGAACCGCCGCGTTCGTCGATGATGCCGCGCAGTTCCGCCAGAATGCGGTCGGCAAAGCGCGAACGGTGCATCGCTATGAACAGATAGCGGCTACGCGCGA
This sequence is a window from Tsuneonella aeria. Protein-coding genes within it:
- a CDS encoding arginine N-succinyltransferase; its protein translation is MTFRLRAAHPDDLEPLYEMAKLTGGGFTNLPADRNSLAAKLERAEDAFRRDEEGVADEQFVLVLENTATGEVRGTCQVMTQVGQRWPFYSYRITTLTQQSQELQRTVRADLLSLVTDLEGSSEVGGLFLHPSERAGGLGLLLARSRYLFIAMHRSRFADRILAELRGIIDERGGSPFWDGVAGRFFGMTFQEADYFNAINGNQFIADLMPKHPVYIAMLEESARTAIGMPHPTGRAAMRMLEEEGFRHDGYVDIFDGGPTMTARTSDVKSVREARPTRISHANLDIGERAIIATGALGTFRAAFGMRDIQPDGTVEIDRISAGVLEVGEGDMVWSVPR